One window of the Zygotorulaspora mrakii chromosome 6, complete sequence genome contains the following:
- the GNT1 gene encoding glucose N-acetyltransferase (similar to Saccharomyces cerevisiae GNT1 (YOR320C); ancestral locus Anc_8.798): MFIRKRKIKILVLFALGIAVISFAVRSVVQSQLNKEIVYFKRYFEEKKDVIDLFNPLAIKQIPEEVIDQLYKTALQDSSKKNPKNQIDWSKYAYVTYATHANYICNSLIIFDALKSYGTKAKLVLLVSQDLVEPEKYDDFEIVNSLLRRLTEVGGDQVIIKFMKINKKSSDDTQWSYSLNKLEVFNQTEFDRVIYMDNDAILHDNLDELFFLPDYIKFAAPLAYWDLKEHDITASYNEVRNYEKLPINLERYNDKIIPRIKKHKMIYNHLPSLPPNLFLDTQNVAQDIIRSEFSFSSMFDHHITKQPNKINFASNLMVIKPSQETFKLLRDYLIPAYLKKEEGYDMDLINNDLYNMKKLIRKQFNYFRRIRTHFVPEVLVLPFGRYDVLTGSIKNRHEQSMLKNDVIGYRRVNSEGEELPKSVDEVIQDAKYIHFSDFPLQKPWEYESFEEIECHADELKDNTIEEPEKTCTAWNSAYLTYMYSRNICWIGE, from the coding sequence ATGTTTAttagaaagagaaaaatcaaaatcctCGTGCTATTTGCTCTGGGAATTGCTGTTATTTCCTTTGCCGTACGTTCTGTTGTGCAATCACAGCTcaataaagaaattgtCTATTTCAAAcgatattttgaagagaaaaaggatgTGATAGACCTCTTTAATCCACTCGCAATTAAACAGATCCCGGAGGAGGTCATTGATCAGCTATACAAGACAGCATTGCAGGATTCCAGCAAAAAAAAcccaaaaaatcaaattgattGGTCAAAATATGCATATGTTACCTATGCTACACATGCCAATTATATATGTAATAGTCTGATAATCTTTGACGCTTTGAAAAGTTACGGAACGAAAGCAAAACTTGTTCTTTTAGTGTCACAAGATCTGGTAGAACCAGAAAAGTACGAtgactttgaaattgttaaTTCTCTGCTACGTCGTTTAACGGAAGTTGGCGGCGATCAAGTAATTATCAAGTTCATGAAGATTAATAAGAAGTCTTCAGATGACACTCAGTGGAGCTACAGTTTGAATAAACTGGAAGTGTTTAATCAAACAGAATTTGACAGGGTAATATACATGGACAACGACGCCATATTGCACGATAACCTTGATGAATTATTTTTCCTTCCTGATTACATAAAATTTGCGGCGCCATTAGCCTACTGGGACTTAAAAGAGCATGATATCACCGCATCATACAATGAAGTGAGAAACTACGAAAAGCTTCCTATCAATTTGGAAAGGTACAATGATAAAATTATTCCAAGGATAAAAAAGCACAAGATGATATATAACCACTTGCCAAGTTTGCCACCAAACTTGTTTTTGGATACTCAGAATGTTGCTCAAGATATAATTCGTTCagagttttcattttcatctatGTTTGATCACCACATTACGAAACAACCCAATaaaatcaattttgctTCAAATTTAATGGTAATCAAGCCTTCTCAAGAGACCTTCAAATTACTTAGAGACTACTTGATTCCTgcatatttgaagaaagaggagGGATATGACATGGACTTGATTAACAATGATCTTTAcaatatgaaaaaactaATACGTAAGCAGTTCAACTATTTCCGTAGAATAAGAACTCACTTTGTTCCAGAAGTATTGGTACTACCATTCGGTAGATATGATGTATTAACGGGATCCATAAAGAATAGACATGAACAAAGTATGTTGAAGAATGATGTTATAGGGTACAGAAGAGTAAATTCCGAGGGCGAAGAGCTACCGAAGAGTGTTGATGAAGTCATCCAAGATGCCAAATACAtacatttttcagatttcCCTCTTCAAAAACCTTGGGAATACGAATCATTCGAGGAAATTGAATGTCACGCTGACGAATTGAAGGACAATACTATTGAAGAGCCTGAGAAGACCTGCACAGCTTGGAATTCTGCTTACCTCACTTACATGTACAGTCGCAATATTTGTTGGATTGGTGAATAG
- the HSH49 gene encoding U2 snRNP complex subunit HSH49 (similar to Saccharomyces cerevisiae HSH49 (YOR319W); ancestral locus Anc_8.797): MNASLNDPATTVYVGNLDPKVTKAQLYELFVQLSPISRIRYPKDKILQLHQGYAFVEFYTPEDCQYVAQLMNNTVYLYDRALKVRPANAQLSSNSSSVISVDVNVLPIAKVFVKNLDNSIDENQLTKIFTKYGPLSKSSDVFHLSNGQLRCAYIYFKFYDDADTAISSLNCELLANKKISLDYAFKDNVKGNVKYGGEVDRLLNKEARKNGILK, encoded by the coding sequence ATGAACGCGTCTCTGAATGATCCGGCTACTACTGTGTATGTGGGAAATCTAGATCCCAAAGTGACCAAAGCACAATTATATGAACTCTTCGTGCAGCTGAGTCCAATATCCAGAATACGCTATCCCAAGGATAAAATACTGCAATTGCATCAAGGGTATGCATTTGTTGAGTTTTACACACCAGAAGACTGCCAATATGTGGCACAACTAATGAACAATACCGTATACCTATACGATAGAGCTCTAAAAGTGAGACCGGCAAATGCACAGTTGTCAAGCAACAGTTCTTCAGTGATTTCTGTAGATGTAAATGTACTACCTATTGCCAAGGTCTTTGTTAAAAATCTGGATAACTCCATAGATGAAAATCAGCTAACAAAGATTTTTACCAAATATGGTCCATTGTCTAAAAGTAGTGATGTTTTTCACCTTTCCAATGGCCAGCTGCGATGTGCTTATatttatttcaaattttatgaTGATGCCGACACtgcaatttcttccttgAATTGTGAACTACTAGCCAACAAGAAGATATCTTTAGATTACGCCTTCAAAGACAACGTTAAGGGTAATGTTAAATACGGAGGAGAGGTCGATAGATTACTAAATAAAGAGGCAAGGAAAAATGGTATCTTGAAATAA
- the FAA1 gene encoding long-chain fatty acid-CoA ligase FAA1 (similar to Saccharomyces cerevisiae FAA4 (YMR246W) and FAA1 (YOR317W); ancestral locus Anc_8.796), translating into MAQYSVEVGKAANEHETAPRRNIKAAKEPLVRPVGFSCSTVYEFAMEAFQKNKSRPAMGWRDVVEIHEETKEVTKRIDGKDEKIEKKWQYYELSHYKYNTFQELTSIMHDLGRGLIKLGLTPEESKLHIYAGTSPKWMKMFLAAQTQSIPVVTAYDTLGEKGLIHSMLQTNTNAMFTDNHLLQSLIGPLEKTPEMKFIIHNEAITESDKRYGGKLYQNAFNAVNKLKEIRPDITIISFDDLLKLGESARDEISTFLPKENDTSCIMYTSGSTGDPKGVVLTHRNIIAGVAGVTDNVQGFIGIRDRVIAFLPLAHIFELAFELICFYWGGVLGYANVKTISSASVRNCKGDMEEFQPTVMVGVAAVWESVRKGIMAKISQLPTITQKIFWTAYHAKIKMKRYHIPGGDSLGNLVFKKVKQATGGHLRYVLNGGSPISIDAQEFVTTLLCPMLIGYGLTETTANTCVLQPDRFEYGVAGDLTAAVTVKLVDVEELNYLAKNNQGEVWIRGASVTSEYYKNPKETEDAFTKDGWFRTGDIGEWLPNGHLKVIDRKKNLVKTQNGEYIALEKLESVYRSSTFVQNICVYADQSRVKPVGIVVPNLGPVAEIAESNGILKKGDDVENHLHDKKLQNIVLRELLKTGKSQGLIGIELLEGIVFFDEEWTPQNGFVTSAQKLKRKDIFNAVKDDIQKLYG; encoded by the coding sequence ATGGCGCAATATTCGGTAGAGGTTGGCAAAGCCGCCAACGAGCATGAAACGGCTCCAAGAAGGAACATCAAGGCCGCAAAGGAGCCGCTGGTGAGACCGGTCGGGTTCTCGTGCTCGACAGTGTACGAGTTTGCGATGGAGGCGTTCCAGAAGAACAAGTCGCGTCCCGCAATGGGCTGGAGAGACGTGGTGGAAATCCACGAGGAGACCAAGGAAGTGACCAAGAGGATCGACGGCAAGGACGAGAAGATCgagaaaaaatggcagTACTACGAGCTGTCGCATTACAAGTACAACACGTTCCAGGAACTGACCTCGATCATGCATGATCTCGGTAGGGGTCTGATCAAGCTGGGCTTGACGCCGGAGGAGTCAAAGCTGCATATATACGCCGGTACGTCGCCCAAATGGATGAAAATGTTCCTGGCCGCGCAGACCCAGAGCATCCCTGTTGTGACTGCGTATGACACTCTGGGGGAGAAGGGTCTGATTCACTCCATGCTGCAGACCAACACCAACGCCATGTTCACCGATAACCATCTTTTGCAGTCGCTAATCGGGCCGTTGGAAAAGACCCCGGAAATGAAATTCATCATTCACAATGAAGCCATCACGGAGAGCGATAAAAGATACGGCGGCAAGTTGTACCAGAACGCATTCAACGCTGTCAACAAGCTGAAGGAGATTAGGCCCGACATCACAATCATAAGTTTCGACGACCTTTTGAAACTCGGTGAAAGTGCAAGAGATGAGATCAGCACGTTTTTACCGAAGGAAAATGACACCTCGTGCATAATGTACACCTCGGGTTCCACAGGTGATCCAAAAGGTGTCGTATTGACCCACAGAAACATCATCGCGGGTGTTGCCGGGGTCACAGATAACGTTCAAGGCTTTATTGGTATCAGAGATCGTGTTATTGCATTTTTGCCACTGGCTCATATCTTTGAACTAGCATTTGAACTGATTTGCTTCTACTGGGGTGGAGTTCTGGGCTATGCAAATGTCAAGACGATTTCAAGCGCTTCTGTACGTAATTGTAAAGGTGACATGGAAGAATTCCAACCAACTGTCATGGTTGGTGTTGCAGCAGTTTGGGAATCTGTTAGAAAAGGTATCATGGCAAAAATCAGTCAATTGCCTACGATTACtcagaaaattttctggACCGCATATCATGCAAAGATTAAAATGAAACGTTATCACATTCCAGGCGGTGATAGTTTAGGTAACTTAGTCTTCAAGAAAGTTAAGCAAGCCACTGGTGGTCATTTAAGATACGTTTTGAACGGTGGCTCTCCAATCAGTATTGATGCTCAGGAGTTCGTTACAACTTTACTATGTCCAATGCTTATTGGATATGGTTTAACAGAGACTACTGCAAATACTTGTGTTTTGCAACCTGATCGTTTTGAATATGGTGTTGCTGGTGATTTGACTGCTGCAGTTACTGTTAAATTagttgatgttgaagaattgaattATCTTGCAAAAAATAATCAAGGTGAAGTTTGGATTAGAGGTGCATCGGTCACATCAGAATATTAcaaaaatccaaaagaAACCGAAGACGCGTTTACTAAAGATGGTTGGTTCCGTACTGGTGATATTGGTGAATGGTTACCAAATGGTCATTTAAAAGTTATTgacagaaaaaagaatttagTTAAAACACAAAACGGTGAATATATCGCCTTAGAAAAGTTAGAATCAGTTTACAGATCAAGCACTTTTGTTCAGAATATTTGCGTTTATGCTGATCAATCAAGAGTTAAACCAGTTGGAATTGTTGTACCAAATTTGGGTCCTGTAGCAGAGATAGCAGAATCGAATGgtattttaaaaaaaggtgatgatgttgaaaatcACTTGCATGAtaaaaaacttcaaaacatCGTCCTCAGAGAATTATTAAAGACTGGAAAATCACAAGGTTTGATAGGTATTGAGTTACTTGAAGgtatagttttttttgatgaagaatgGACACCTCAAAATGGATTTGTTACCTCTGCacagaaattgaagagaaaggATATCTTCAATGCTGTAAAGGATGACATTCAAAAGCTGTATGGTTAA
- the COA6 gene encoding Coa6p (similar to Saccharomyces cerevisiae YMR244C-A; ancestral locus Anc_8.795), whose amino-acid sequence MGWFTKDAAAHEYQPNNRSARKLCWEARDDYFACLNSIHVVNALEPQHQQQIEKACSNQDRNFNENCAASWIKYFKEKRVVDHRKEQFMKDVERENAQIIELTPDQMVRK is encoded by the coding sequence ATGGGATGGTTCACCAAGGACGCAGCCGCGCACGAGTACCAACCGAACAACAGAAGCGCCAGAAAGCTGTGCTGGGAGGCCCGAGACGACTACTTCGCGTGTCTGAACTCCATACACGTCGTCAACGCACTCGAGCCGCAACACCAGCAGCAGATCGAGAAGGCCTGCTCCAACCAGGACAGAAACTTCAACGAGAACTGCGCTGCCAGCTGGATCAAGTATTTCAAGGAGAAGCGCGTTGTCGACCACAGGAAGGAACAGTTTATGAAGGACGTAGAAAGGGAGAACGCCCAGATTATCGAGCTGACCCCGGATCAAATGGTACGAAAGTGA
- the HSP30 gene encoding Hsp30p (ancestral locus Anc_8.794), whose amino-acid sequence MSFIVQKAGNQAIDVNRVSGVDYHLTTNGSDWLWAVASIFGLLTVVYAALFFAAEYKGSALTRYALAVPFLISFFEFFFYFTYASNLGWTAIQAEFGHVTVDDPVTTASPGYRQIFYSKFVAWFLSWPLLLFLLELAGSSTTVPASELETLSVFDMVHSLLIQIFSAFFWVVSLLVGSLIRSSYKWGYWTFGAVTMLIGEAVIIRRHVFTLKLRGFSLGMLCTASVIVWLYFVCWGLSEGGNVIQPNSEAVFYGILDLCIFAIYPAYLLFIVARFGRWPSFSLRGGFGKDYHDTHTEKTSDPNSIRESGDTHVVGAVPGVVSATGPDTHPSTVSPSANTTTARAATNPHPTATATAEEV is encoded by the coding sequence ATGTCTtttattgttcaaaaagctGGCAACCAAGCCATCGATGTGAACCGCGTCAGCGGGGTCGATTACCACCTGACGACGAACGGGTCGGACTGGCTGTGGGCGGTTGCGTCGATATTTGGGCTGTTGACGGTTGTCTACGCAGCGTTGTTCTTCGCCGCCGAGTACAAGGGATCAGCGCTGACGAGGTACGCGCTCGCGGTGCCCTTTTTGATCTCGTTTTTCGAGTTTTTCTTCTACTTCACGTACGCCTCGAATCTGGGCTGGACCGCCATCCAGGCAGAGTTTGGGCACGTCACGGTGGATGATCCCGTTACCACGGCGAGTCCGGGGTACAGACAGATCTTCTATTCGAAGTTTGTGGCGTGGTTTCTGTCGTGGCCCTTGCTTCTGTTTCTGCTGGAGCTGGCAGGCAGCTCGACCACGGTGCCCGCGTCGGAGCTGGAGACGTTGTCTGTTTTCGATATGGTGCACAGTCTTTTGATCCAGATCTTCAGCGCCTTTTTCTGGGTTGTTTCGCTGTTGGTGGGCTCTTTGATCCGGTCCTCGTACAAGTGGGGTTACTGGACCTTTGGTGCCGTCACCATGTTGATTGGCGAGGCTGTCATCATCAGAAGACACGTGTTCACCCTGAAGCTGAGAGGGTTTTCTCTGGGAATGCTGTGCACTGCTTCTGTCATAGTCTGGTTGTATTTTGTTTGCTGGGGCCTGTCCGAAGGTGGCAACGTTATTCAGCCCAATTCCGAGGCTGTGTTTTACGGCATACTGGACTTATGCATTTTTGCTATCTATCCGGCCTATCTCTTGTTCATCGTTGCGCGCTTTGGCAGGTGGCCATCGTTTTCCTTGAGAGGCGGTTTTGGGAAAGACTACCATGATACGCATACCGAGAAGACTTCGGATCCAAATTCGATCAGAGAATCGGGCGACACTCACGTCGTGGGTGCCGTTCCCGGTGTTGTTTCTGCTACTGGCCCTGACACTCATCCTTCTACAGTTTCGCCTAGCGCCAACACTACCACCGCACGGGCTGCTACTAATCCTCATCCAACTGCAACTGCAACTGCTGAAGAagtttaa